The nucleotide sequence CGAATGTCATCTTGTAATCATTTTCACCCAATGGCTCGAGATTTTGCCTGATGGCTACGAAACTGACTTCACCTTCTGTATTCTCTGGAGAGTACATTTTGAAAATAAAAGCAGGGTTATTGGGAATCCGTGATTTTGTTGCTGGTTCACCATCATCATTGAACTCAAAATCAGGGAAATAGCTCATCACTTCGACTTTGTACCCATTGCCTAAATCGTACTTCATTTCTGGGTCATATAAGTCTACAGTCACATCGCCAAACTGATCCCCTGTTTCTTTATTTTCTAGTTTAAAAGCCATTTTGCTCATTTCATCAAGCTTGTAATCGACCTGGTACAAGGCAAAGCCATCAATTTTAAGAGGCTTGTTTACCTGGATAGCCTGGTCACGAATCTTTTCTAGTTCAGGTTTTTCACCCGGGATAATTTCTCCCTGTCTCTGGTATAAAGTAGCGTCAGTTTGATAGTTTTTAACGACCGTGCCAGCTTTGTTTATTGCATCCTGGAAGACTTCCTCATCTTTATCTTTATCATAAACCTCAAAGATAAATTGATTGTTTTCAAGGTAATAGCGGCCTTCTGTACCAGGGATTGCTTTTGTTTCACCTTCCCTAAGCCACAGGATTTCGTCCACATACATACCAGGTACGAACCTAAGCATGCCTCCAATCAAAAAAATGATCAGGCCAAGATGGTTCACATATGGGCCCCATCTTGAAAAACGATTTTTTTCCGCAAGGATATCACCATTTTCCTCACGTAGCTTATACCGTTTTTTCGTTAAATTTTCTTTGATTTTCCCTGCTGCTTCATCTGTTAATACAGCATCTGACATACCGAACATTCTCTGGCGCTTCAAAAAGCTTTCATGTCTTGATACTCTCTGGTTTTTCAAAGATCTGTATAACGGAACCACCCTGTCAAGGCTCGCGATAACGAGTGATATACCAAGGGCAGCAATTAAAAGCAAGTACCACCAGGAACTGTAAAGGTTGTGGAAACCAAGGTCATAATAAAGCTTCCCTGGCCATCCGTATTTCTCTTCATAATATTCCCATGCAGGCATTACTGGCGGGATATACATTTCCTGTGGGAAAATCGTACCTAAAGAGGATGCGATCAAGAGGATGACAATCAGCCATACCCCAACTTTTACCGATGAAAAGAAATTCCAGATTTTATCGATGATCGTCTTGTTATAAGTTTGTGAACGGCGCGCACTTCCTTCATAGCGCATATCAACTAGCTGCTTCTCATTCTCTTTTTCTTCGAGCATTCTTCCGCAAGATTCACATAGGATCGTTCCCTGCGGATTTATATGGCCGCACTCACATTTTACTTCGTTCATAGTAAAAACTCCCTGTTCCCCTTACTTTTTAAGGTTTTATCTGTTCCATGAAATCACGGACTGTTTCTTCATTTAATTCCCCGGTATGGCTCTTAACCACATTCCCTTCTTTATCTATCAAAAAAGTGATTGGCAGCGGGTTAATACCATATGCTGCCTGGACTTGTCCATCATCAATCATAACAGGGAAATTCAACCCCTTGCGTTCGACAAACTTATTTATAACAAGTTTTGATTCACTTGAGTTAACTGCAAGAACCTGTACACCTTTATCCTTGAACTGCTGGTACTGATTTTCAATATAAGGCATTTCTCTCTCGCATGGCTTGCACCATGTCGCCCAAAAGTTCAGGAAAACACCTTGCCCTTTGTATTCAGAAAGCCGGTGCTTGTTGCCCTCCATATCGACAAGGACAAAATCAGGGGCCGGTTTTCCAATTTCTATCTTCTGGTTTTTATCCTTATTCATGTTGGCATACAGCGTATATCCAACTGCCAAAGCCATTATGGCAAGAATAATAGTCCGGGTTACCAGACGTTTCTTTTTCATCCCCTAAACCTCCTACCGTATTTCTCTCTCATTATATCATTTCAAATATAACTATTTTGTAAAGTCTACGATTTTTTCATTGCAAGTACACGGAGCTGTTTAACCTCGTGATGTGTAAGCTCCCTGATTTCCCCAGTCCTTAATCCATTCAGCGTCAGAAATCCGTACTTTTCCCTTTTCAGTTTCAATACAGGGTGCCCAATTGCGTCGAACATTCTTCTGACCTGTCTATTCCGTCCCTCATGGATCGTGATTTCGACAATTGCCGTGTCCTTCTTTTTATCGACACTCAGCAATTTGGTTCTAGCAGGTGCAGTTTTTCCATCTTCGAGCATGACGCCTCGAGCCAGGCTAGTCAGCTTTTCCTTTGAAGGGATTCCTTTTACCTTTGCCACATACACCTTATCAATTTCATTGCTTGGATGCATGAGCAAGTTTGCGAATTCTCCATCGTTCGTCAGCAAAAGCAGACCAGATGTATCATAATCAAGCCGCCCTACAGGATAGATGCGCTGTTGAATTGTCTGGAAAAAGTCCGTAACCACTTTGCGCCCCTTATCATCCTGTACACTTGAAATAACACCTCGGGGTTTATAGAACAAGAAATATACCGGTTCTTCCCCTTCAATCTGAACTCCATCCACTTCGACTCTGTCGGATGAGGTCACCTTGCGGCCAAGTTCTTTGACAACACTTCCATTTACCTTGACTCTTCCTTCGAGGATCATTTCCTCGGCTTTTCTTCTCGATGCTATTCCTGCATGAGCTATAACTTTTTGCAGTCTTTCCATGAAGGTCACTCCTATTTAATATCAATTAACTATGGTTAATATCAATATCTAATCCATCCTTATGAATTATGACATAACTCTCGCTGTTTTCAAAGTAAGCAATGGTGTAAAAAGTGAAAAATAAATAAGGAGAGTTAATTGTTTTTTAACAAAGGGTGGTTCTGTAATCCTGTTACATTATTATTTTATACTAATAATTGATTAGTTTACGAATACTGAACTGATAGGTTTTTAATATATATTATTAAAAATTAGACTATGTTAAATTAGGCTGTTGATTTTCGGTTTTAATAAAAAACAAAGAAGATACCCACAGAAGGTATCTTCTTTTTATGATAGGAAGTATGAAAATTCACTTTGAGTTCTTGCAAACATCTTTGCTAGCCTATGCTGACCATGTTCCTGTGCTTTTCTTGTCAGAACATGAATGTAACGACGATTATTGCCGTAATGATGGCTACTGCATCGGCAAGAAGTCCGACTTTGAGTGCGTCTCCCATTTTTTTAATCCCGACAGCGCCGAAATATACGGTAAGCACATAAAACGTTGTGTCGGTGCTTCCTTGAAGTGTGGCAGCGAGTGTACCAATAAAAGAGTCAGGCCCGTGTACCCCAATTAGGTCACTCGTAATTCCGAGCGCGGCTGTCCCTGAGATTGGCCTGATCAGCGCTAGAGGGACAATTTCAGCAGGGATCCCTACCATCTCCAAACCGGGACGGAGCCAGTCCACCATGACGTCAAGTGCACCCGATGCCCGAAAAACCGCAATGGCTACCATCATCCCTACCAGAAATGGCATGATCGAAACGGCCATTTTGATTCCTTCCTTACCGCCTTCTACAAAACTTTCATATGTGGGGACTTTTTTATAGGTACCATAAATCAGGATAAAGGCAATCATGACAGGAATGAACCATAGTGATATGGCAGATACAATTTCCATTTGGATTTACCCCTTTTTGCTTCTTCTATAATAAAAGAAACGGTCAATTAATATCGCTGCAACAGCAGAGACAGCCGTTGCCACAAGAGTCGGCCCCACTATATCTGTTGGATTGGCTGAGTTATAATTCATCCTTATCGCGATAACAGTGGTTGGAATGAGTGTGATGCTCGCTGTATTGATCGCAAGGAAAGTGATCATCGAGCGACTCGCTTCGTTTTTCCCATCGTTCAGCTCTTTCAATTCTTCCATTGCTTTGATTCCAAGTGGAGTAGCTGCATTCCCAAGCCCGAACATGTTCGCAATCATGTTTG is from Mesobacillus boroniphilus and encodes:
- the resB gene encoding cytochrome c biogenesis protein ResB; translated protein: MNEVKCECGHINPQGTILCESCGRMLEEKENEKQLVDMRYEGSARRSQTYNKTIIDKIWNFFSSVKVGVWLIVILLIASSLGTIFPQEMYIPPVMPAWEYYEEKYGWPGKLYYDLGFHNLYSSWWYLLLIAALGISLVIASLDRVVPLYRSLKNQRVSRHESFLKRQRMFGMSDAVLTDEAAGKIKENLTKKRYKLREENGDILAEKNRFSRWGPYVNHLGLIIFLIGGMLRFVPGMYVDEILWLREGETKAIPGTEGRYYLENNQFIFEVYDKDKDEEVFQDAINKAGTVVKNYQTDATLYQRQGEIIPGEKPELEKIRDQAIQVNKPLKIDGFALYQVDYKLDEMSKMAFKLENKETGDQFGDVTVDLYDPEMKYDLGNGYKVEVMSYFPDFEFNDDGEPATKSRIPNNPAFIFKMYSPENTEGEVSFVAIRQNLEPLGENDYKMTFAGIETKNVTALTVRKDHTLWIIGLGGLIFMIGVIQGAYWNHRRVWIRRVNNQVWTAAHTNKNWHGLKRELEEVFSDSGVAPEDQAAEEKKE
- the resA gene encoding thiol-disulfide oxidoreductase ResA, translating into MKKKRLVTRTIILAIMALAVGYTLYANMNKDKNQKIEIGKPAPDFVLVDMEGNKHRLSEYKGQGVFLNFWATWCKPCEREMPYIENQYQQFKDKGVQVLAVNSSESKLVINKFVERKGLNFPVMIDDGQVQAAYGINPLPITFLIDKEGNVVKSHTGELNEETVRDFMEQIKP
- the rluB gene encoding 23S rRNA pseudouridine(2605) synthase RluB produces the protein MERLQKVIAHAGIASRRKAEEMILEGRVKVNGSVVKELGRKVTSSDRVEVDGVQIEGEEPVYFLFYKPRGVISSVQDDKGRKVVTDFFQTIQQRIYPVGRLDYDTSGLLLLTNDGEFANLLMHPSNEIDKVYVAKVKGIPSKEKLTSLARGVMLEDGKTAPARTKLLSVDKKKDTAIVEITIHEGRNRQVRRMFDAIGHPVLKLKREKYGFLTLNGLRTGEIRELTHHEVKQLRVLAMKKS
- a CDS encoding spore maturation protein — its product is MEIVSAISLWFIPVMIAFILIYGTYKKVPTYESFVEGGKEGIKMAVSIMPFLVGMMVAIAVFRASGALDVMVDWLRPGLEMVGIPAEIVPLALIRPISGTAALGITSDLIGVHGPDSFIGTLAATLQGSTDTTFYVLTVYFGAVGIKKMGDALKVGLLADAVAIITAIIVVTFMF
- a CDS encoding nucleoside recognition domain-containing protein yields the protein MVNYIWVVMILIGLGFAMVNGTMAEVNEAVFNGAKEAITLSIGLISILVFWLGMMRIAEDSGLLSKLSTLFKPLISKLFPEVPSNHPAMGYILSNMIANMFGLGNAATPLGIKAMEELKELNDGKNEASRSMITFLAINTASITLIPTTVIAIRMNYNSANPTDIVGPTLVATAVSAVAAILIDRFFYYRRSKKG